From Ictidomys tridecemlineatus isolate mIctTri1 unplaced genomic scaffold, mIctTri1.hap1 Scaffold_38, whole genome shotgun sequence, the proteins below share one genomic window:
- the LOC144373386 gene encoding transport and Golgi organization protein 1 homolog isoform X2: MEALLPLSCPYTMDSVPATVPSVTAFPGDPELLGPLSVLYAALIAKLLELFTTLPDDTQPGPDFYGLPWKPVVFTVFFGIVSFVIFFWRTVLFVKDRVYQVNEQQISKKVNNFIKENEELMQKLSNYEQKVKESKKQVQETMKQKMILSDETTKYKDKMKLLEKANELLDERAKSLHVMLESEKEQKAKNQDLIMENKKTIEKLKDVISVNTSELSELYIVLNEAKLREEKVKLECCQLQKENTMLKKKKEQLQQEVKDWSTSHAELSEQMKSFEKSQKDLQVTLSLKDDTINALTNYITQLNRLQCESESEDQSRDESDELTNGELAGDRNEKIKDQIKQMMDVSRTQTTISVVEEDLKLLQLKQRALMSTICNLEDQIKKLESDCNSLRSSKAELEEECKTLRQKVEILNELYQQNEMALQKKLSHEEYERLEKEQRLSAADETVVSAVQEVKNYKWRIEELEEELQKTERSFKNQIAVQEKKAHDNWLKARSAERAIAEEKREAANLRQKLLEMTQKMAMQQDEPMIVKPMPGRPNLQNPPLRGPLNHNGSFGPAPVSGGECSPPLTAEQAGRPPSATLNQKDMPRNGFDPGCGPAHMNSSSRSSSPAKVTNEGKQTVPQEPETPSVSTITSLTEHPVGVST; this comes from the exons atgGAAGCGTTGCTTCCGCTCAGctgtccctacaccatggactcagtacctgccactgtgccttctgtcactgctTTCCCGGGGGACCcggagctcctgggacccctgtcggtGCTCTACGCAGCCCTCATTGCCAAGCTACTGGAG ctgtttactacattgcctgatgatactcaacctgggcctgatttttatggactaccatggaagcctgtagttttcactgttttctttgggattgtatcctttgtcattttcttttggagaactgttcttttt gtaaaagatagagtatatcaag tcaatgaacagcaaatttccaaaaaggtgaacaatttcataaaagaaaatgaagaactaatgcagaaattgtcaaattatgaacagaag gtgaaggaatcaaagaaacaggttcaagaaaccatgaaacaaaaaatgattctttctgatgaaacAACTAAATACAAG gataaaatgaagcttcttgaaaaagctaatgaacttctggatgagagagctaaaagtcttcatgttatgttagaatctgagaaagaacagaaagctaagaatcaggacttg ataatggaaaataagaaaactatagagaagcttaaagatgtcatttcagtgaatacttctgaactttcagag CTTTACATTGTCCTTAATGAAGCTAAgcttcgtgaagagaaggtgaagttggaatgctgtcagcttcagaaagaaaataccatgcttaagaagaagaaagagcag ttgcagcaggaagtgaaagactggagtacatcacacgctgagctcagtgaacaaatgaaatcatttgagaagtcacagaaagatttacaagtaacGCTTAGTCTTAAAGATGACactattaat gctctAACTAATTACATCACACAGTTGAATCGGTtacaatgtgaatctgaatctgaggatcaaagtcgagatgagtcagatgaattaaccaatggagagttagcag gtgatcggaacgagaagatcaaagatcaaattaagcagatgatggatgtctctcgg acacaaactacaatatcagtagttgaagaggatctaaaacttttacaacttaagcaaAGGGCCTTGATGTCCACAAtatgtaatctagaag accaaataaagaaattagaaagtgactgcaattcactacggtcttctaaagctgaactggaagaggaatgcaaaactcttaggcagaaagtggagattttaaatgaactctaccagcaaaatgagatggcactccaaaa gaaactaagccacgaagaatatgagagactagaaaaagagcagcggctgtcagctgcagatgaaacggtggtttccgctgtacaggaagttaaaaattacaa gtGGAGAATtgaagaactggaagaagaaCTACAGAAAACCGAGCGCTcatttaaaaaccag attgctgtgcaggagaagaaagctcatgataattgg ctcaaagctcgttctgcagaaagagctatagctgaagagaaaagggaagctgctaatttgagacagaa actattggaaatgacccaaaagatggCAATGCAGCAAGATGAACCCATGATTGTAAAACCTATGCCGGGAAGACCaaatttacaaaatcctcctctgagag gtccactgaaccataatggctcttttggtccagCCCCCGTGagtggtggagaatgttcccctccactgacGGCAGAGCAAGCTGGAagacctccttctgctactcttaatcaaaaagatatgcccagaaacggatttg acccaggatgtggtccagctcacatgaacagcagctccagaagttcttctccagctaaggtgacgaatgagggcaag caaactgttccccaagaacctgagaccccctcagtctccaccattacttctttgactgagcatccagttggagtaagtacttag
- the LOC144373386 gene encoding transport and Golgi organization protein 1 homolog isoform X3: MEALLPLSCPYTMDSVPATVPSVTAFPGDPELLGPLSVLYAALIAKLLELFTTLPDDTQPGPDFYGLPWKPVVFTVFFGIVSFVIFFWRTVLFVKDRVYQVNEQQISKKVNNFIKENEELMQKLSNYEQKVKESKKQVQETMKQKMILSDETTKYKDKMKLLEKANELLDERAKSLHVMLESEKEQKAKNQDLIMENKKTIEKLKDVISVNTSELSELYIVLNEAKLREEKVKLECCQLQKENTMLKKKKEQLQQEVKDWSTSHAELSEQMKSFEKSQKDLQVTLSLKDDTINALTNYITQLNRLQCESESEDQSRDESDELTNGELAGDRNEKIKDQIKQMMDVSRTQTTISVVEEDLKLLQLKQRALMSTICNLEDQIKKLESDCNSLRSSKAELEEECKTLRQKVEILNELYQQNEMALQKKLSHEEYERLEKEQRLSAADETVVSAVQEVKNYKWRIEELEEELQKTERSFKNQIAVQEKKAHDNWLKARSAERAIAEEKREAANLRQKLLEMTQKMAMQQDEPMIVKPMPGRPNLQNPPLRGPLNHNGSFGPAPVSGGECSPPLTAEQAGRPPSATLNQKDMPRNGFDPGCGPAHMNSSSRSSSPAKVTNEGKVLVFIHQ; the protein is encoded by the exons atgGAAGCGTTGCTTCCGCTCAGctgtccctacaccatggactcagtacctgccactgtgccttctgtcactgctTTCCCGGGGGACCcggagctcctgggacccctgtcggtGCTCTACGCAGCCCTCATTGCCAAGCTACTGGAG ctgtttactacattgcctgatgatactcaacctgggcctgatttttatggactaccatggaagcctgtagttttcactgttttctttgggattgtatcctttgtcattttcttttggagaactgttcttttt gtaaaagatagagtatatcaag tcaatgaacagcaaatttccaaaaaggtgaacaatttcataaaagaaaatgaagaactaatgcagaaattgtcaaattatgaacagaag gtgaaggaatcaaagaaacaggttcaagaaaccatgaaacaaaaaatgattctttctgatgaaacAACTAAATACAAG gataaaatgaagcttcttgaaaaagctaatgaacttctggatgagagagctaaaagtcttcatgttatgttagaatctgagaaagaacagaaagctaagaatcaggacttg ataatggaaaataagaaaactatagagaagcttaaagatgtcatttcagtgaatacttctgaactttcagag CTTTACATTGTCCTTAATGAAGCTAAgcttcgtgaagagaaggtgaagttggaatgctgtcagcttcagaaagaaaataccatgcttaagaagaagaaagagcag ttgcagcaggaagtgaaagactggagtacatcacacgctgagctcagtgaacaaatgaaatcatttgagaagtcacagaaagatttacaagtaacGCTTAGTCTTAAAGATGACactattaat gctctAACTAATTACATCACACAGTTGAATCGGTtacaatgtgaatctgaatctgaggatcaaagtcgagatgagtcagatgaattaaccaatggagagttagcag gtgatcggaacgagaagatcaaagatcaaattaagcagatgatggatgtctctcgg acacaaactacaatatcagtagttgaagaggatctaaaacttttacaacttaagcaaAGGGCCTTGATGTCCACAAtatgtaatctagaag accaaataaagaaattagaaagtgactgcaattcactacggtcttctaaagctgaactggaagaggaatgcaaaactcttaggcagaaagtggagattttaaatgaactctaccagcaaaatgagatggcactccaaaa gaaactaagccacgaagaatatgagagactagaaaaagagcagcggctgtcagctgcagatgaaacggtggtttccgctgtacaggaagttaaaaattacaa gtGGAGAATtgaagaactggaagaagaaCTACAGAAAACCGAGCGCTcatttaaaaaccag attgctgtgcaggagaagaaagctcatgataattgg ctcaaagctcgttctgcagaaagagctatagctgaagagaaaagggaagctgctaatttgagacagaa actattggaaatgacccaaaagatggCAATGCAGCAAGATGAACCCATGATTGTAAAACCTATGCCGGGAAGACCaaatttacaaaatcctcctctgagag gtccactgaaccataatggctcttttggtccagCCCCCGTGagtggtggagaatgttcccctccactgacGGCAGAGCAAGCTGGAagacctccttctgctactcttaatcaaaaagatatgcccagaaacggatttg acccaggatgtggtccagctcacatgaacagcagctccagaagttcttctccagctaaggtgacgaatgagggcaag